One Helianthus annuus cultivar XRQ/B chromosome 12, HanXRQr2.0-SUNRISE, whole genome shotgun sequence genomic region harbors:
- the LOC110895504 gene encoding putative oxidoreductase TDA3 — MLSNSPLFAPSRFIKVTASMNPQQPDPPKKRVLVCGGGVIGVCTAYFLSKKGAAVTLVEQSSIACAASGKAGGFLALDWCDGGPVSSLARASFNLHRSLAQELDGTESYGYRALNTLSLSVTESEKVKRGRKSSVPEWIDGPVKSPRTIGMTETTAQVHPHLFTRKLMEKAVAEFGVEVVTGKVKSVETGVGKVTVLVEGGGVFDGDAVVLALGPWMSKFELLSSLIRVHGLKAHSLVLEPKDVDAISADALFLSYLPAHGGQPMDPEIYPRPTGEVYICGMSSQEEVPDDPEQIEPNPDSIRVLKRVAGTVSSHLGEESRVKAEQACFLPCTDDNIPVIGEVPGMKGCYVATGHSCWGILNGPATGAAMAELVMDGCSTIVDLTRFSPARFVRK; from the exons ATGTTGTCCAACTCACCGTTATTCGCACCTTCCAGATTCATCAAAGTCACCGCATCAATGAACCCCCAACAACCCGACCCACCTAAAAAACGGGTACTCGTGTGCGGCGGCGGAGTCATCGGCGTTTGCACAGCCTATTTCCTCTCCAAAAAAGGCGCCGCCGTGACACTGGTGGAGCAATCATCGATCGCGTGTGCAGCATCAGGAAAAGCCGGTGGGTTTTTAGCCCTTGATTGGTGCGACGGTGGGCCCGTGTCTTCACTCGCACGTGCCAGCTTCAATCTCCATCGTTCGCTTGCTCAAGAGTTGGATGGAACAGAATCCTACGGCTACCGTGCACTCAACACGCTTAGCCTCTCTGTTACTGAATCGGAAAAGGTGAAACGGGGTCGGAAGTCTAGTGTTCCGGAGTGGATTGATGGCCCAGTTAAGAGCCCAAGAACTATTG GTATGACGGAGACCACGGCCCAAGTGCACCCGCATTTGTTTACTCGGAAGTTGATGGAGAAAGCGGTGGCGGAGTTTGGTGTGGAGGTGGTTACTGGGAAAGTGAAGAGTGTGGAGACGGGTGTAGGGAAGGTAACGGTGTTGGTGGAAGGTGGTGGTGTTTTTGATGGTGATGCGGTGGTGTTGGCTCTCGGGCCTTGGATGAGTAAGTTTGAGTTGTTGTCGTCTTTGATTCGGGTTCATGGGCTTAAGGCCCATAGTTTGGTTTTGGAGCCTAAAGATGTGGATGCGATTTCGGCTGACGCTTTGTTTCTTAGTTATCTTCCGGCCCACGGTGGACAGCCGATGGATCCTGAAATTTATCCTCGTCCCACAG GGGAGGTGTACATATGTGGAATGTCTTCCCAAGAAGAGGTTCCGGACGACCCAGAGCAGATCGAACCGAACCCAGATTCCATCAGGGTATTAAAACGGGTAGCTGGGACGGTCTCAAGCCATTTAGGGGAAGAAAGTCGGGTGAAAGCCGAGCAGGCATGTTTCCTGCCTTGCACCGATGACAATATTCCTGTGATCGGTGAGGTTCCGGGCATGAAGGGATGTTATGTGGCGACTGGGCACAGCTGTTGGGGGATACTTAACGGGCCTGCCACGGGAGCAGCCATGGCCGAGCTTGTCATGGATGGCTGCTCCACCATTGTGGATCTTACTCGGTTTAGTCCAGCTCGATTTGTTAGAAAATAA